GCGGAGCGTGTCGGGGGTGGAATGGGCCGTGCCGCTCTACAAAGGGGTGCTGCGCGCACGCCTGTCCAATGGCGACTACCATCAGATCACCCTGACCGGGCTGGATGCCTCCACGCTCATCGGACGCCCCACCGAGGTTCTCGAAGGCCGGTTCGACGATATTCTGCAGCCTGATGCCGTCGTGCTGGATCAATGGGCGGTGGAACGCATGGGCGGGCCCACGGTCATCAAGATCGGCACGGTCTTCGAATTGAACGACAAACTCGCCCGCGTGGTGGCCATTGCCAAGACACAGAAAAACTTCACGAACATCCCAGTGGTGTACACCACCTACGAGCGCGCCATTCGATATGTACCCCGCGAGCGCCGCACCCTTTCCTATGTGCTGGCCAAGGCGAAAGACGGCGTCTCCGATGCGGAGGTGACGGCGCGGATCCACGAACAGACCGGCCTCGGAGCGTTTACCGCGCAGGAGTTCGGCTGGAAGACGATCAACTGGGTGCTGAAGAACACCGGCATCGGGATCAACTTCGGCACGACGATCCTGCTTGGATTTATCGTCGGCATGGCCATCGCCGGACAAACGTTCTACCTGTTTACCGTCGAAAACCTTCGGCAGTTTGGAGCGTTGAAAGCGATGGGCGCGTCCACGCTCACGCTGGCACGCATGATCCTCTTGCAGGCCTTTACCGTCGGGCTCACCGGCTATGGCATCGGCATCGGTTTCGCGACGGCCTTCGGATTGTTCTCCGCCAAGGGCGGCGGGCTGCCGTTTGTGGAAACGTGGCAATTGCTCCTCGTCGTGCTGATCGCGCTCCTCAGTATTTGCGCCTGCTCCGCGCTGATCAGCATCATCAAACTCGCACGCCTCGAACCGGCCATCGTCTTTCGGTGATCTGTATGAATGGTGACATACCGACACAAGCCTCTGCGACCGAAGAGCCCCGGGCCGCCGCCGTGCAGGTGCGGGGACTGGTGAAATCGTTCGGCACCGGGGAGACCACGGTGACGGTGCTCAAGGGCATCGATCTCGATGTGTATTTCGGCGAATTACTGCTATTGGTGGGGGAATCGGGCGGAGGCAAAACCACGTTGCTCTCGGCCATCGCCGGTATTCTGGACATCGACGAAGGAAATCTCGATGTCCTGGGCGCTCCGCTGACCCGCATGGCTTCCGACGCGCGCACGAGGTTTCGCGGCCAGCGCATGGGGTTTATCTTTCAACAATTCAATCTCCTGCCCTCGCTCACTGCGGCGGAAAACGTCGCCATTCCACTCCTGATCCAAGGCCTCCGGAAAAAAGATGCGCTAGCGCGTGGGCGGCTGATGCTGGAACGGGTCGGGCTCGGTGACCGTACGGAATTTCTCCCGAGAAACCTGTCCGGCGGCCAACAACAACGTGTCGCCATCGCGCGAGCCTTGGTCAACGATCCGCAACTGCTGGTCTGCGACGAACCGACCGCCGCGCTCGACGGCCCGAACGGCCAGAAGATCATGGAATTGATCCGCGACGTAGGACGAGCCCCGGATCGCTGCGTCATCGTCGTGACCCATGACAGTCGCGTGTTTCAATTCGGCGATCGCATGGCGGAACTTACGGACGGACGTATCGTCGGCATCCACCCGATTCAGAAAGAGGCCACGACATGAGCATTCTCAACCGATTCAGCGTCTGGCTCGCGATCGCTTGCGCGGCGCTCGCCGCCTGGAGCGTGCTGACCGCGGGCAAGACCGTGCCGATGCCGACGCCGGTGGTCGCGCCGCCCCGTTCTCCCTTCGAGACCACTGTGGCCGCGAGCGGCATCATCGAAGCCGCGAATGAGAATGTGCGCATCGGCCCACCA
Above is a genomic segment from Nitrospira sp. containing:
- a CDS encoding ABC transporter permease is translated as MNYVALKMLFGDRAKYLMLLCGLTFAVMLIVQQGSIFWGLMMWSQSSVSNINVPIWVTDPGIGQVDEVKPIADTAVDRVRSVSGVEWAVPLYKGVLRARLSNGDYHQITLTGLDASTLIGRPTEVLEGRFDDILQPDAVVLDQWAVERMGGPTVIKIGTVFELNDKLARVVAIAKTQKNFTNIPVVYTTYERAIRYVPRERRTLSYVLAKAKDGVSDAEVTARIHEQTGLGAFTAQEFGWKTINWVLKNTGIGINFGTTILLGFIVGMAIAGQTFYLFTVENLRQFGALKAMGASTLTLARMILLQAFTVGLTGYGIGIGFATAFGLFSAKGGGLPFVETWQLLLVVLIALLSICACSALISIIKLARLEPAIVFR
- a CDS encoding ABC transporter ATP-binding protein gives rise to the protein MNGDIPTQASATEEPRAAAVQVRGLVKSFGTGETTVTVLKGIDLDVYFGELLLLVGESGGGKTTLLSAIAGILDIDEGNLDVLGAPLTRMASDARTRFRGQRMGFIFQQFNLLPSLTAAENVAIPLLIQGLRKKDALARGRLMLERVGLGDRTEFLPRNLSGGQQQRVAIARALVNDPQLLVCDEPTAALDGPNGQKIMELIRDVGRAPDRCVIVVTHDSRVFQFGDRMAELTDGRIVGIHPIQKEATT